ACGTTCTTGATTCACTAGCTGAACCACTTGCTCTTCGTATGAACTTCCCGCTTTATCTGTTGGTATGGTAATTTTTTGTCCCGGATAGATCGAATTAGGATTTTTAATAGCAGAATTCGCTTCAATCAGCTCGGAAACGCCCACCTGATATTTTACTGCTATTTTCCACATCGTATCTCCCGATTGAACGGTATGTACGGTTGCTGCTTGCGCAGTGTTATTAAGACCAAAAGCTAGAGTGACAGACAACAATGTTACTAATAAAAGTTTTGATAGAGTTTTCATACTTTTATTAAAGCAAATTGATTTCAAGATTCATAGCGGTAATATTATCCCATAGTTCCATCATATGACTTTGTCATCTTCCCTCCACACTTTCTTTTAAAAAAAGACGCACTGCTCTTTCGCAATGCGCCTTCTTATTATGAAGATAAAGCCTGTGACTGGTTCATGTCCGACACATTAACCGCTTCATCCGTACTTTGATGTACCTGACGTTTTTTAATCACATCAATATATTGAATGTGATGGCCTTCCATTTTCGTAACGGTAAAATCATACTGATCAAAGCTAAGGCTTTCTCCTTGTTTGACGTCATATTTTTCCGTTAAGACCCAGCCTCCAATTGTATCAACATCCGTATCATCAATTGTCGTGCCAAGCAGCTCGTTAAGCTCACTTACTAATAATTTTCCATCTACAATATAATGATCGGGTTTGACTTTCTGAATTAATGGAAGTTCATCCGCATCAAATTCATCACGAATTTCACCGACAATTTCTTCTAAAATATCCTCTACTGTTACAATCCCTGCTGTTCCACCGTATTCATCAATTAAAATAGCCATATGGATGCGTTCACGCTGCATCTTAAGCAATAAATCATGAATAGGAATCGATTCAATTACTTCAATAACAGGACGGATATACTGTTTTAAATCTATTTTTTCCTTGCTGTTGTTCATGACAATCTCGGTTAAAATTTCTTTCATATTGACCATTCCAATAATATGGTCTTTATCTCCATCGATGACCGGATAGCGGGTAAACCGTTCTTCTTGGACCATCTCAAGGATGTATTCGACCGTATCTTCCTGGTCAATTGAAACGACTTCCGTACGCGGCACCATAATCTCCTTGGCAACGCGATCATCAAAGTCAAAAATTTTACTTACATATTTAAACTCCGATTGATTGATTTCACCGCTTTTATAGCTTTCTGATAACAAGATGCGAAGCTCTTCTTCACTGTGTGCAAGCTCATTTTCTGAAGCAGGCTTTAGACCAAATAACCCTGTTATTAAACGAGAAGAACTGTTTAATAGCCAAATGAAAGGATAGGTTACTTTATAAAAGAGTATAAGCGGACGAACAAATAATAAAGTGACTTTCTCTGCTTTTTGAATTGCAAATGTTTTCGGAGCAAGCTCTCCGACCACAACATTTATAAATGTAACAACCGCAAAAGAAATCGCAACAGATAGTACTTTTGTTAACGCTCCGCTTATCCCTAGTTGATCAAGTAATGGTGACAGGAGATGCGAAAGTGTAGGCTCTCCTAACCAACCAATTCCCAGCGCAGTAATCGTAATACCAAGCTGGCACGCAGATAAGTATTCATCTAAATTTGAAATAACTTGCTTCGCAGCTTTTGCATTGCTGCTCCCTTCTGCTATAAGCTGATCCACTTTGGAACTCCTCACGCGAATAATCGCAAACTCGGTAGCAACGAAAAAAGCAGTTAATGCAATCAGTACCGCTAGTAAAATCAAGTTAAATATGTCCAATCAAGTTCCTTAGCTCGTTTAAAAACGAGTAAGGACTCACCTCCTAAAAAATAAAAAATTTGGATAAAGAACTCTATCCCTGTACTGATCACTTGGAAAAGTGCATATAAGGAGGAATCACATGATAAATGTATAAACATTTTTATATGGAGCAAAACTGCCAGCCTTTCTTCCTTATCTCACGTTTCACTCGTTAATCTAGCAGGTCATTCTTTATTCAGCTGTTCTAGATGTGAAGCAATGGCTCACATCGCTTCATTTCATGATGTTGCTTCAGCGCTGATTCTCTCTCCCAATTCATTTATAAAAAATTTAGTAGTTTACAATCTTTATAAAGTTAAAGTCTGTTAACGCCTTAAAAGAGCGATTATGTGATAAAGAGCGATATGCGTGAAGCAAATGTAGGTTTGTATAATACTGTATTGTACGCTTTGACACTGGTGCATATAATGCTACTTCGCCAACGTGGTACACTGCCCCATCCAATCACCTCTATTTCCGTATATCTAAAAAGATTTAGGAATAATTATCCTATTTCTTTTTAAACTTATTGACTTTATTTTAAATGTTAAAAACTTTGCAGTCAAACGTTTTAGTTAGTCTCCTGCCCTTGCTATTTACTGGTGCGGCGATTTTTAGCAGGCAAATAAAAGCTTGCTGCTACACAAAAAAAACCAAGGACAAAACAGATAATGGGGAGTTTCATACCTATCGCTTCAGCATAATAAGTGAGACTCCTTCCGTGAATAGGGACAAGATTCATTTCAAAAATCAAAGTCAAAACAGCTGTCACTTTGAGTGCAATACCAACAATGAAAAGACAAACTCTCAGGCCTCCACTCATATGCAAAAACATCCCTTCTATCCATTAGCGAATGGATGATGTACTACACCATATGATACATCCCTACACTTTATCACTAAATGCTAAAAAAGCGCTATGTCCATGCATAGACGCTTATAAATTTGCAACCACTTGTCCAATGGAATCATAGATAACCAAATCAAACAAATAATCGTAATGCGTAGGTTCTTTATTAATGATCACCATATTTGTACGATTGTACCGGCTCACAAGCAGCGGAATCTGATTAATCGGTGCTACTTCAAGCGATGAACCAAGCACGATGAATAAATCAGATGACAGCGCTGCTGTAACTGCTTCATCGAACTGATGAATGGCATCTCCAAAGAGAACAACATTTGGCTTTAAAAGGCGCTCACACGCTGTACATTGTGGGAGAGCTGACTGATTTAAATACGCTAAGTCATACTCTTTTTTACACCTCGGACAATGAGCTCTCTTAATGGACCCATGAATTTCAAAAACGTTCGTGCTTCCTGCATCTTGGTGCAGCCCATCGATATTTTGCGTAATCACATGCACGGTTTTGGCGTCTTCTAGTTCAGCAATAAAGCGATGGCCCGTATTTGCTTTATAATGATGCAGCATTTTAATATGAAAAATTTCTTTAAACAGCGGCCAAAATTCATGAGGATACTGTTCATAGAAGTCAGCAGCTACTATGTCCACAAAGCTTTTGTTTTGGCGATATAAGCCATTTTGAGAGCGAAAGTCAGGTATGCCCGACTCTGTGCTCATTCCTGCTCCCGTAAAAAAACAAATGTGTTTAGCATCATCAATGAGCTGTTTTAATTCTTTGTACTGGTTTGACATTGCATTTCTCTCCTATTTAACAATTAGCACAGGAATTGTTACTTGCTGTGCTATCTTAGAACTAACGCTTCCAAGCAGCATGCCTTTTACAGGATTTAACCCTCTGCTCCCTATTACTACAAGGTCAAATGAATTTTGATTAGCAAATTGAATCACTGTTTTAGCCGCGTCTCCGTGCATAAAGGTGATCTCATACTCCACGTTTCCTTGCTTTAAAATTTCATCCGTTGTATGTATCCGACTTTCCCGTTCCTCGTCGCGGCTAAGTGATTTTAATCTTGAATCACCTTCTACTGCATAAATAACTTGAATAAAACTGTTTTCCGTAAGCTGAGCCAGCTGAACGGCTTTTTCTGTTGCTTTAGCTGCATGCTCTGAGCCATCTGAGGCAAGTAAAATTCGTTTAAACATCACGCTTCCTCTCCTCTTTTATAAAATGGTCTTCTCTCTTTACTATATCACTCGCTGTTCAAATGTAATCATTTTTTTGATTATTTCTATAATTTTTAAAATTATTTGTCTACTTTTATGATAAACTGAAAGAAAACGTGTACAGAGGGGATGAACCAATGTTTGGTTTTGAATTAATTTGCACTTTTTGCAAAGGGCTCGGAAAGCTAGCTGTTATTCCTGGTATCGGTTACATGAAAACATGCAAACACTGTGAAGGGACAGGGATGCAGTCAAAAAAAGACGAAACTCCTTCAATATAAGAAGTTTCGCCTCAGCAACACTGTGATTAGATTGAAAGCTCTTTAGATAAACGGTACATATCAGCATTGATATGGTGAGGTTCACCTAAAATTTCCATAATATCATAATCTACAATTTCATTTTTACGGATACCGATTGCACGGCCGCCTTTACCTTCTAGTAAAAGTTCGACTGCACGACCGCCGAAACGGCTTCCTAGCACACGATCTTGAGCAGTTGGGGAACCACCGCGCTGAATGTGTCCTAATACTGTTACACGCGTTTCAATACCTGCAGCTTCATGAAGCTGTTTCGCTACTTCATTACCATTGGCTACACCTTCAGCTACCACGATAATGCTGTGCTTTTTACCGCGCTCTTGTCCTTTTCTCAAACGATCAACCATTTCTTGGAACTCATCTTTTGCTTCTGGGATAAGGATTGTTTCCGCACCGCCAGCAAGACCTGACCAAAGAGCAATGTCTCCTGCATTACGACCCATAACTTCAATAATAAACGTACGCTCATGAGAAGTCGCCGTATCACGGATTTTATCAATTGCATCGATAACCGTATGAAGAGCCGTATCAAATCCTAGTGTAAAATCTGTTCCTGGAATGTCGTTATCAATTGTTCCTGGAATACCGATACAAGGGAAACCAAGCTCTGTTAGTTTTACAGCTCCCATATATGATCCGTCTCCACCGATAACTACTAAGCCTTCAATACCGTGCTTCTTAAGGTTTTCAATACCTTTTAAACGCCCTTCTTCTGTTTTGAATTCTGGACATCTTGCAGAATAAAGCATCGTTCCGCCGCGTTGAATGATGTCACCAACATCTCCAACTTCTAGCTTTTTAATATTTCCTTCTATTAATCCTTGATATCCTTGGAAGATACCATAAACTTCCATACCTTCATGAATTGCTTTACGCACAACAGCACGAACCGCAGGATTCATACCTGGAGAATCTCCGCCGCTTGTTAATACACCTATTCTTTTCATTACTTTCACCTCATCAAAGTCACATATATGACTACTATATTATAGTTCTACATTTTACCCGAGTTCGAACTTTTTGTGTAGTAATTCACAACATATTTCTTTGTTAAATTTTAAATGTACATACTTTTTCATATCTTTTAGTTATTTACCGTCAAATATTCAAAGTTTTTCTAGCAATATTACACATCTAAAGAACCCTTTTAATTACAGCTTTTATAAGACTATATTCACCTTTATATTTCATTTT
The genomic region above belongs to Priestia megaterium and contains:
- a CDS encoding hemolysin family protein; its protein translation is MDIFNLILLAVLIALTAFFVATEFAIIRVRSSKVDQLIAEGSSNAKAAKQVISNLDEYLSACQLGITITALGIGWLGEPTLSHLLSPLLDQLGISGALTKVLSVAISFAVVTFINVVVGELAPKTFAIQKAEKVTLLFVRPLILFYKVTYPFIWLLNSSSRLITGLFGLKPASENELAHSEEELRILLSESYKSGEINQSEFKYVSKIFDFDDRVAKEIMVPRTEVVSIDQEDTVEYILEMVQEERFTRYPVIDGDKDHIIGMVNMKEILTEIVMNNSKEKIDLKQYIRPVIEVIESIPIHDLLLKMQRERIHMAILIDEYGGTAGIVTVEDILEEIVGEIRDEFDADELPLIQKVKPDHYIVDGKLLVSELNELLGTTIDDTDVDTIGGWVLTEKYDVKQGESLSFDQYDFTVTKMEGHHIQYIDVIKKRQVHQSTDEAVNVSDMNQSQALSS
- a CDS encoding NAD-dependent protein deacylase, which translates into the protein MSNQYKELKQLIDDAKHICFFTGAGMSTESGIPDFRSQNGLYRQNKSFVDIVAADFYEQYPHEFWPLFKEIFHIKMLHHYKANTGHRFIAELEDAKTVHVITQNIDGLHQDAGSTNVFEIHGSIKRAHCPRCKKEYDLAYLNQSALPQCTACERLLKPNVVLFGDAIHQFDEAVTAALSSDLFIVLGSSLEVAPINQIPLLVSRYNRTNMVIINKEPTHYDYLFDLVIYDSIGQVVANL
- a CDS encoding universal stress protein, which encodes MFKRILLASDGSEHAAKATEKAVQLAQLTENSFIQVIYAVEGDSRLKSLSRDEERESRIHTTDEILKQGNVEYEITFMHGDAAKTVIQFANQNSFDLVVIGSRGLNPVKGMLLGSVSSKIAQQVTIPVLIVK
- the pfkA gene encoding 6-phosphofructokinase, translating into MKRIGVLTSGGDSPGMNPAVRAVVRKAIHEGMEVYGIFQGYQGLIEGNIKKLEVGDVGDIIQRGGTMLYSARCPEFKTEEGRLKGIENLKKHGIEGLVVIGGDGSYMGAVKLTELGFPCIGIPGTIDNDIPGTDFTLGFDTALHTVIDAIDKIRDTATSHERTFIIEVMGRNAGDIALWSGLAGGAETILIPEAKDEFQEMVDRLRKGQERGKKHSIIVVAEGVANGNEVAKQLHEAAGIETRVTVLGHIQRGGSPTAQDRVLGSRFGGRAVELLLEGKGGRAIGIRKNEIVDYDIMEILGEPHHINADMYRLSKELSI